From a single Falco rusticolus isolate bFalRus1 chromosome 17, bFalRus1.pri, whole genome shotgun sequence genomic region:
- the TNNT2 gene encoding troponin T, cardiac muscle, translated as MSDSEEVIEEYDQEQEEEYVEEGQEEQVEEEEEKTEETKAEEQEDETKGPGEGGEGDREQEPGEGESKPKPKVFMPNLVPPKIPDGERLDFDDIHRKRMEKDLNELQALIEAHFESRKKEEEELMSLKDRIEQRRAERAEQQRIRSEREKERQARMAEERARKEEEEARKKAEEEARKKKALSNMLHFGGYMQKSEKKGGKKQTEREKKKKILSERRKPLNIDHLNEDKLRDKARELWQTIRDLEAEKFDLQEKFKRQKYEINVLRNRVSDHQKVKGSKAARGKTMVGGRWK; from the exons ATGTCGGACTCTGAAGAGGTCATTGAAGAATATGACCA GGAGCAGGAAG AGGAGTACGTGGAGGAAG GTCAGGAAGAACAagtagaggaggaggaggagaagacaGAGGAAACGAAGGCAGAAG aacaagaagaTGAAACGAAAGGACCAGGAGAAG gtGGAGAGGGGGACCGAGAGCAGGAGCCTGGGGAAG GTGAATCGAAGCCAAAACCCAA GGTCTTCATGCCAAACCTGGTGCCTCCCAAAATCCCAGATGGTGAGAGACTGGATTTTGAT GACATCCACCGCAAGCGCATGGAGAAGGACCTGAATGAGCTGCAGGCCCTTATCGAAGCCCACTTTGAGAgcaggaagaaggaggaagaggagctcaTGTCCCTCAAGGACAGGATT GAGCAGCGGCGAGCggagagggcagagcagcagcggATTCGCAGCGAGAGAGAGAAGGAGCGCCAAGCCCGCATGGCC GAAGAAAGAGCTCgcaaggaggaagaggaggcaagGAAGAAGGCCGAGGAGGAAGCGCggaagaaaaaagctttgtcCAACATGCTGCATTTTGGAGGCTACATGCAGAAG TCAGAGAAAAAGGGTGGGAAGAAGCAAACAGAGcgggaaaagaagaagaagatcCTCAGTGAACGGCGGAAGCCCCTGAACATCGACCACCTCAACGAAGACAAGCTGAG GGACAAGGCCAGGGAGCTGTGGCAAACCATCCGTGACCTGGAGGCTGAGAAATTTGACCTGCAGGAGAAGTTCAAGCGGCAGAAGTATGAG ATCAACGTCCTCCGAAACCGTGTTAGTGACCACCAGAAAGT CAAAGG GTCAAAGGCTGCCCGTGGGAAGACCATGGTGGGGGGCCGGTGGAAATAG